The proteins below come from a single Crossiella sp. CA-258035 genomic window:
- a CDS encoding hydantoinase B/oxoprolinase family protein, with amino-acid sequence MTVDPVTVEIIRNALAAAAEDMNATLIRSAYTPVIYECGDCVVALLDDEHQVLGQSAGLPIFLGNLEICTRATEERFGREVWRPGDVWILNDSYLAGTHLNDVTLFGPVFVGEELAGFTATRAHWIDVGSKDPGGSMDSVNIFQEGLRLGPQKLLDGGAEVHGVVDTITTNVRFPYPTSGDLRAMTATIEMGQRRLAEIVERFGLDTVRAARDEIFAQTERLEREVIRAIPDGVYQAEGFLDNDGIDLATPVPVRLTVTVSGETIDFDVRDSADQTVGPVNCGAAQTVSACRVGYKLLVSPDVPGNGGSFRPLTVQVRPGSVFGAQAPAACQWYFSHLGLLIDLVARALAPALPDRVAAASHGDSMIVMYAGVDPRTGREYVSQEATVGGWGGWRGSDGESALINNVNGSLRDMPVEVLESRFPLRITRYEIRPDSGGAGQWRGGNGVLREYEVLADCTVSLWFERSVTPAWGLFGGSPAAPPEVTINPGRPDEQRMLKCNGLHLRAGDVVRCVTGGGGGFGDPGKRAPEAVRADVLDGHLSAEHAEAVYGTVIRQRTHSGCTDQECASESVSG; translated from the coding sequence ATGACCGTGGACCCGGTGACCGTGGAGATCATCCGCAACGCCCTGGCGGCGGCCGCGGAGGACATGAACGCCACCCTCATCCGCTCCGCCTACACCCCGGTGATCTACGAGTGCGGCGACTGCGTGGTCGCGCTGCTCGACGACGAGCACCAGGTGCTCGGCCAGTCCGCCGGGTTGCCCATCTTCTTGGGGAACTTGGAGATCTGCACCAGGGCCACCGAGGAGCGCTTCGGCCGGGAGGTCTGGCGGCCCGGCGACGTGTGGATCCTCAACGACTCCTACCTGGCGGGCACCCACCTCAACGACGTCACCCTGTTCGGCCCGGTGTTCGTCGGTGAGGAACTGGCCGGGTTCACCGCCACCCGCGCGCACTGGATCGACGTCGGCTCCAAGGACCCCGGCGGCTCGATGGACTCGGTGAACATCTTCCAGGAGGGCCTGCGGCTGGGCCCGCAGAAGCTGCTCGACGGCGGTGCCGAGGTGCACGGCGTGGTGGACACCATCACCACCAACGTGCGCTTCCCCTACCCGACCTCCGGTGACCTGCGCGCGATGACCGCGACCATCGAGATGGGCCAGCGCCGCCTGGCCGAGATCGTCGAACGCTTCGGCCTGGACACCGTGCGCGCGGCCAGGGACGAGATCTTCGCGCAGACCGAGCGGCTGGAGCGCGAGGTCATCAGGGCCATCCCGGACGGCGTGTACCAGGCAGAGGGCTTCCTGGACAACGACGGCATCGACCTGGCCACCCCGGTCCCGGTCCGGCTCACCGTCACCGTCTCCGGCGAGACCATCGACTTCGACGTGCGCGACTCCGCCGACCAGACCGTGGGCCCGGTCAACTGCGGCGCGGCGCAGACCGTCTCCGCCTGCCGGGTCGGCTACAAGCTGCTGGTCAGCCCGGACGTGCCGGGCAACGGCGGCTCGTTCCGGCCGCTGACCGTGCAGGTCCGGCCCGGCTCGGTCTTCGGCGCGCAGGCCCCCGCGGCCTGCCAGTGGTACTTCTCCCACCTCGGCCTGCTCATCGACCTGGTCGCGCGGGCGCTGGCCCCCGCGCTGCCGGACCGGGTGGCCGCGGCCAGCCACGGCGACTCGATGATCGTGATGTACGCCGGGGTCGACCCGCGCACCGGCCGCGAGTACGTCAGCCAGGAGGCCACCGTGGGCGGCTGGGGCGGCTGGCGGGGCAGCGACGGGGAGAGCGCGCTGATCAACAACGTGAACGGCTCGCTGCGGGACATGCCGGTGGAGGTGCTGGAGAGCCGGTTCCCGCTGCGGATCACCCGCTACGAGATCCGGCCGGACTCCGGCGGCGCGGGCCAGTGGCGGGGCGGCAACGGGGTGCTGCGCGAGTACGAGGTGCTCGCCGACTGCACGGTCTCGCTCTGGTTCGAGCGCTCGGTCACCCCGGCCTGGGGACTGTTCGGCGGCAGTCCGGCGGCGCCGCCGGAGGTGACGATCAATCCGGGCCGGCCCGATGAACAGCGAATGTTGAAATGCAACGGTTTGCATTTACGTGCGGGCGATGTGGTCCGTTGTGTCACCGGTGGCGGCGGCGGATTCGGTGACCCGGGAAAACGCGCGCCGGAGGCGGTTCGAGCCGATGTGCTGGACGGTCATCTCAGCGCTGAGCACGCAGAAGCGGTGTACGGCACCGTTATTCGACAACGCACCCATTCCGGGTGTACTGATCAGGAATGCGCATCGGAGTCCGTCTCGGGGTGA
- a CDS encoding YbaB/EbfC family nucleoid-associated protein, producing the protein MEEIDLGGFSAVERELEQTRQRLAAARAEAAGHRHRAAAAAPDGSVTAVVNGVGELLELDVDDRALRTAHPRRLGPVIVTAIGEARALAAAQNQAALAELLPAFEG; encoded by the coding sequence GTGGAAGAAATTGACCTTGGCGGGTTCAGCGCGGTGGAGCGCGAGCTCGAACAGACTCGGCAACGGCTCGCCGCCGCGCGCGCCGAGGCGGCAGGACACCGGCACCGCGCGGCCGCGGCCGCACCGGACGGTTCGGTGACGGCGGTGGTGAACGGCGTCGGCGAGCTGCTGGAGCTGGACGTCGACGACCGCGCCCTGCGCACGGCCCATCCACGGCGGCTCGGCCCGGTGATCGTCACGGCGATCGGCGAGGCGCGGGCGCTGGCCGCGGCGCAGAACCAGGCCGCGCTGGCCGAGCTGCTGCCCGCCTTCGAGGGCTGA
- a CDS encoding ATP-binding cassette domain-containing protein has protein sequence MAEILAEGVGVRIAERWLFRELDLSVAAGECVALTGANGIGKSTLLRCVYGIQPVSEGRVLVAGEAPDETSVEFRRAVSVKLDDSELFAELSPRQHIDLLLGSFGRPASAEDVQELLEYAGLGRCADVAAAALSAGQRQRLLLLGAIARPHEVLLLDEPERALDAQARQWVAELVGQCTAEGVAVVVATHDPVLRAAVADRVVELT, from the coding sequence ATGGCGGAGATCCTCGCGGAGGGCGTCGGCGTCCGGATCGCGGAGCGGTGGCTGTTCCGGGAGCTGGACCTGAGCGTGGCCGCCGGCGAGTGCGTGGCGCTGACCGGCGCGAACGGCATCGGCAAGTCGACCCTGCTGCGCTGCGTGTACGGCATCCAGCCGGTCAGCGAGGGCCGGGTGCTGGTGGCCGGGGAGGCGCCGGATGAGACCTCGGTGGAGTTCCGCCGCGCGGTCTCGGTGAAGCTGGACGACTCCGAGCTGTTCGCCGAGCTCAGCCCGCGCCAGCACATCGACCTGCTGCTCGGCTCCTTCGGGCGTCCGGCCAGCGCCGAGGACGTGCAGGAGCTGCTGGAGTACGCCGGGCTCGGACGCTGCGCGGACGTGGCCGCGGCGGCGCTGAGCGCGGGGCAGCGGCAGCGGTTGCTGCTGCTCGGCGCGATCGCCCGGCCGCACGAGGTGCTGCTGCTGGACGAGCCGGAGCGGGCGCTGGACGCCCAGGCCCGGCAGTGGGTGGCCGAGCTGGTCGGGCAGTGCACCGCGGAGGGCGTCGCGGTGGTGGTGGCCACGCACGACCCGGTGCTGCGGGCGGCTGTCGCGGACCGCGTGGTGGAGCTGACGTGA
- a CDS encoding YbaB/EbfC family nucleoid-associated protein, with amino-acid sequence MRSLREIQDDLAAAERRLAQVKAWAATATSTLVSQDIGNQLGQVVVNALGGLQSVELDPEGLAYTNGRALGRAVVAAVRAAEDKARARREEALG; translated from the coding sequence GTGCGGTCACTGCGCGAGATCCAGGACGACCTGGCGGCGGCCGAACGCAGGCTGGCGCAGGTCAAGGCATGGGCGGCCACCGCGACCAGCACCCTGGTCAGCCAGGACATCGGCAACCAGCTCGGCCAGGTGGTGGTGAACGCGCTCGGCGGGCTCCAGTCGGTCGAGCTGGACCCCGAGGGGCTCGCCTACACCAACGGCAGGGCGCTGGGCCGGGCCGTGGTGGCCGCGGTGCGGGCGGCCGAGGACAAGGCGAGGGCTCGACGGGAGGAGGCGCTCGGATGA
- a CDS encoding GNAT family N-acetyltransferase: MAMMRLTAYERADREDCLRLFDSNVPLYFAATERREFAQFLDKLPGVYLVGRINGALVAAGGHAPDLAQPGVWTLCWGMVERRRHRQGLGRALLEARLRMIAADPDAVAVTLSTSQHSTGFFEHLGFRVAKIVPQGFAEHIDQYDLRLDRAELIARFG, encoded by the coding sequence ATGGCAATGATGCGACTGACGGCGTACGAACGAGCCGACCGCGAGGACTGCCTGCGGCTGTTCGACAGCAACGTGCCGCTCTACTTCGCCGCCACCGAACGGCGCGAGTTCGCCCAGTTCCTGGACAAGCTGCCCGGGGTCTACCTGGTCGGCCGGATCAACGGCGCGCTGGTGGCCGCCGGCGGGCACGCGCCTGACCTGGCCCAGCCGGGCGTGTGGACGCTGTGCTGGGGCATGGTCGAGCGGCGCAGGCACCGGCAGGGCCTCGGCCGGGCGCTGCTGGAGGCCAGGCTGCGGATGATCGCGGCCGACCCGGACGCGGTCGCGGTCACGCTGAGCACCAGCCAGCACAGCACCGGCTTCTTCGAGCACCTGGGCTTCCGGGTGGCCAAGATCGTGCCGCAGGGCTTCGCCGAGCACATCGACCAGTACGACCTGCGGCTGGACCGGGCGGAGCTGATCGCCCGCTTCGGCTGA
- a CDS encoding leucine-rich repeat domain-containing protein: MILNLGHRELTAVPPLPPDLTELYLHENALEHIPDTLGEQSALRILDLGHNRLRALPATLGNLSNLQFLYASDGQLTEVPDSLGDLTNLRYLNLTHQQLTRFPDTLGNLANLVELRLYNNRAATLPASFTNLRALRELHLDNNRLTELPPLPGLTDLHTLVLRNNNLGAFPTTLLTLPRLRHLDLRANGIRTLPTELPPPPALEKLDLRWNPLAAEPSWIAELEARGCLVYRSGAAD, from the coding sequence GTGATCCTCAACCTGGGCCACCGCGAGCTCACCGCGGTCCCCCCGCTGCCCCCGGACCTCACCGAGCTCTACCTGCACGAGAACGCCCTGGAGCACATCCCGGACACCCTCGGGGAGCAGTCCGCCCTGCGCATCCTGGACCTGGGTCACAACCGGCTCCGCGCCCTGCCGGCCACCCTCGGCAACCTGTCGAACCTGCAGTTCCTCTACGCCAGCGACGGCCAGCTGACCGAGGTCCCCGACTCCCTGGGGGACCTCACCAACCTCCGCTACCTGAACCTGACGCACCAGCAGCTCACCCGGTTCCCGGACACCCTGGGCAACCTCGCCAACCTGGTCGAGCTCCGCCTCTACAACAACCGGGCCGCCACCCTGCCGGCGTCCTTCACCAACCTCCGCGCCCTGCGCGAGCTCCACCTCGACAACAACCGCCTCACCGAGCTCCCCCCACTGCCCGGCCTCACCGACCTGCACACCCTGGTGCTGCGCAACAACAACCTCGGCGCTTTCCCCACCACCCTGCTGACCCTGCCCCGCCTCCGCCACCTCGACCTGCGCGCCAACGGCATCCGCACCCTGCCCACAGAACTGCCACCGCCCCCGGCCCTGGAAAAACTCGACCTCCGCTGGAACCCGCTGGCGGCCGAGCCGTCCTGGATCGCCGAACTGGAGGCGCGGGGCTGTCTGGTCTACCGCTCTGGTGCGGCCGACTGA
- a CDS encoding helix-turn-helix domain-containing protein, giving the protein MSRTRVPEPLSVAELVHFGPLAQSQVFAADDLDRQVAAVALVGELDQIHQCEPHAAVVLHGAAALGAWALESALRLAWERNAACVVAPAEITVTTPTAQLAERLRVPLFVVADPAKSALELAAAISDTEAARARLTARCAVLFGERSTARDIIGVINTEVPGVITALVTEDGHVLAGRSAADRSQGSHRVEVAVPGPDGRPWATLVAQLAAWSPSWVETVRTILRLARAPLAATVGRSWLTPVFQAAKDKLLLHTLLTAPNPTAERQATDIGWRLAGEHIAVFLKPSERVPGPAEVATPGVVVAWRESFGDLPLIPREDGWLSWWTAVPGGPQEIADRVRAHLAAAALPIPLVAGIGVTGKDLPGLTRSVSEAILAAAVASRPGGNPVEQFGDLGPRAVLACLPVDDIAAAARVALAELINAPDAEVLLSALTALLDCAGSTGQAATRLGVHRNTVLGRLERIRARGIDLDSPDQRLALHLACYALLSADTPT; this is encoded by the coding sequence GTGAGCCGAACCCGTGTGCCCGAGCCGCTGAGCGTGGCCGAGCTGGTCCACTTCGGCCCGCTGGCCCAGTCCCAGGTCTTCGCCGCCGACGACCTGGACCGCCAGGTGGCCGCGGTGGCCCTGGTCGGCGAGCTGGACCAGATCCACCAGTGCGAGCCGCACGCCGCGGTGGTGCTGCACGGCGCGGCCGCGCTGGGCGCCTGGGCGCTGGAGTCCGCGCTGCGGCTGGCCTGGGAGCGCAACGCGGCCTGCGTGGTGGCCCCGGCCGAGATCACCGTGACCACGCCGACCGCGCAGCTGGCCGAACGCCTGCGGGTGCCGCTGTTCGTGGTGGCCGACCCGGCCAAGAGCGCGCTGGAGCTGGCCGCCGCGATCTCCGACACCGAGGCCGCCAGGGCCAGGCTGACCGCCCGCTGCGCGGTGCTCTTCGGCGAGCGCAGCACCGCGAGGGACATCATCGGCGTGATCAACACCGAGGTGCCCGGCGTGATCACCGCGCTGGTCACCGAGGACGGCCACGTGCTGGCGGGCCGCTCCGCCGCGGACCGCTCCCAGGGCAGCCACCGGGTCGAGGTCGCGGTGCCCGGCCCGGACGGCAGGCCGTGGGCGACCCTGGTGGCCCAGCTCGCGGCCTGGTCCCCGTCCTGGGTGGAGACGGTGCGCACCATCCTGCGGCTGGCCCGCGCCCCGCTCGCGGCCACCGTCGGCCGCAGCTGGCTGACCCCGGTTTTCCAAGCAGCCAAGGACAAACTCCTGCTGCACACCCTGCTCACCGCGCCGAACCCCACCGCCGAGCGCCAGGCCACCGACATCGGCTGGCGCTTGGCGGGAGAGCACATCGCGGTCTTCCTCAAGCCGTCCGAACGCGTGCCCGGCCCCGCCGAGGTGGCCACCCCCGGCGTCGTGGTGGCCTGGCGCGAGTCCTTCGGCGACCTGCCGCTGATCCCCCGCGAGGACGGCTGGCTGAGCTGGTGGACCGCGGTCCCCGGCGGTCCACAGGAGATCGCCGACCGGGTCCGCGCCCACCTCGCCGCCGCCGCGCTGCCCATCCCCCTGGTCGCCGGCATCGGCGTGACCGGCAAGGACCTCCCCGGCCTGACCCGCTCGGTCAGCGAGGCCATCCTGGCCGCCGCCGTGGCCAGCCGCCCCGGCGGCAACCCGGTGGAACAGTTCGGTGACCTGGGCCCCCGCGCCGTCCTGGCCTGCCTCCCGGTGGACGACATCGCCGCCGCCGCCAGGGTCGCCCTGGCCGAACTGATCAACGCCCCCGACGCCGAAGTCCTGCTCTCCGCCCTCACCGCGCTGCTCGACTGCGCAGGCTCCACCGGTCAAGCGGCCACCCGCCTCGGCGTCCACCGCAACACAGTCCTGGGCCGCCTGGAACGCATCCGCGCCCGGGGCATCGACCTGGACTCACCGGACCAGCGCCTGGCCCTGCACCTGGCCTGCTACGCCCTGCTCAGCGCGGACACCCCGACATGA
- a CDS encoding phosphoribosyltransferase — MTTLEDVPAPSVDFQACRILCLDLPSDVPPARVVHELDGVAHPVEPSRLLAVGHALWSSWLNNPHHERPDVLLGFDTSGIVPTLAVAMASGLPYHLAWKLDTERHGVPRRRSAEIFTYGRLQGRRVLVVDSALTHCHAIGSLISVLRDEAADVVGVAALTEDADNRSRQHIESTGVPLVSLTRMR; from the coding sequence ATGACCACCCTGGAGGACGTACCCGCGCCGAGTGTCGACTTCCAGGCGTGCCGGATCCTGTGCCTCGACCTGCCCTCGGACGTGCCACCGGCCAGAGTGGTGCACGAGCTCGACGGCGTGGCCCACCCGGTTGAGCCGTCCCGGCTGCTCGCGGTCGGCCACGCGCTCTGGTCGAGCTGGCTGAACAACCCGCACCACGAGCGGCCGGACGTGCTGCTCGGCTTCGACACCAGCGGCATCGTGCCCACGCTCGCGGTGGCGATGGCCTCCGGGCTGCCGTACCACCTGGCCTGGAAGCTGGACACCGAACGCCACGGCGTGCCGCGCAGGCGCAGCGCGGAGATCTTCACCTACGGCAGGCTGCAGGGCCGCCGGGTGCTGGTGGTGGACTCCGCGCTGACCCACTGCCACGCGATCGGCAGCCTGATCTCGGTGCTGCGGGACGAGGCCGCGGACGTGGTCGGCGTCGCCGCGCTCACCGAGGACGCGGACAACCGCAGCCGTCAGCACATCGAGTCGACTGGCGTGCCGCTGGTCTCGCTGACCAGGATGCGCTAA
- a CDS encoding Tat pathway signal sequence domain protein, with product MTDAREFSRRTALSLLGGAAAALALPGASALAAPLAWQQRWAPVPSRDGLGAFEGVEDDRANSHPGAKHIYPQGDTYRFDMHKRDRDTSTDRQRNEVRGMRSGGASVDLFQGQTWRFTYSMYIPSSLKATTSFTHIMQTKMPGLGSAPVTVMSLRRRGSRSTIEFKVTEGDVLVGDVDLAPLQNKWIDTEVEIKVGNGNGSVRWVVREGGRTVIDARKSNVDTWLDDRLRPKWGIYRSLNDSANINDTYLLLRNLKAYQQV from the coding sequence GTGACCGACGCACGCGAATTCAGCCGCCGCACCGCGCTGTCCCTGCTCGGCGGCGCCGCCGCGGCCCTCGCCCTGCCCGGCGCGAGCGCGCTGGCCGCGCCGCTGGCCTGGCAGCAGCGCTGGGCCCCGGTGCCCAGCCGGGACGGGCTCGGCGCCTTCGAGGGCGTGGAGGACGACCGGGCCAACTCGCACCCCGGCGCCAAGCACATCTACCCGCAGGGCGACACATACCGCTTCGACATGCACAAGCGGGACCGGGACACCTCGACCGACCGGCAGCGCAACGAGGTCCGCGGCATGCGCAGCGGCGGCGCGAGCGTGGACCTGTTCCAGGGGCAGACCTGGCGGTTCACCTACTCGATGTACATCCCCAGCTCGCTGAAGGCCACCACCAGCTTCACGCACATCATGCAGACCAAGATGCCCGGCCTGGGTTCCGCGCCGGTGACGGTGATGTCGTTGCGCCGCAGGGGCAGCCGCTCGACCATCGAGTTCAAGGTGACCGAGGGCGACGTGCTGGTGGGCGATGTGGACCTGGCTCCGTTGCAGAACAAGTGGATCGACACGGAGGTGGAGATCAAGGTGGGCAACGGGAACGGCTCGGTGCGCTGGGTGGTGCGCGAGGGCGGCCGGACCGTGATCGACGCGCGCAAGTCCAATGTGGACACCTGGCTGGATGACCGGCTGCGGCCCAAGTGGGGCATCTACCGCTCGCTGAACGACTCGGCGAACATCAACGACACCTACCTGCTGCTGCGCAACCTCAAGGCCTACCAACAGGTTTGA
- a CDS encoding DUF917 domain-containing protein: MTITQLTAEDVPVLMAGAQLLSSSAGSITLDGYRAAIEDVVRRNGPVPLVALDDLPPEALCVSIGALGGYAPMIELPPNGDEGVLAVRALEERLGRKVDAIVSLNSAGPNAVFPVAAAAALGLPLVDCDGMGRVLPLMIQTTYALAGLPIGPLAGVGLAGDVLVLDSSMHRSELLLRAAMKAAGGWLMCASYPATVAALRPAALRGATSRTLTVGRMLTSAQDRESLLAGLTRIMGSRVLGSGRVIELGHATRTVGPRIYPSVPTSIVVAEYGSPSRLIRLEGNSELLLAVIDGALAAAVPDVLCLLDRHERKVVGMESVTLGHHVDVLMLPVSPMWHTPAGLAIAGPRAFGFPVRHPREEGPS; encoded by the coding sequence ATGACCATCACCCAGCTCACCGCCGAGGACGTGCCGGTGCTGATGGCAGGCGCCCAGCTGCTGTCCTCCTCCGCGGGCTCGATCACCCTGGACGGCTACCGCGCCGCGATCGAGGATGTGGTGCGCCGCAACGGTCCGGTCCCCCTGGTGGCACTGGACGACCTGCCGCCGGAGGCGCTGTGCGTGTCCATCGGCGCGCTCGGCGGGTACGCCCCGATGATCGAGCTGCCGCCCAACGGCGACGAGGGCGTGCTGGCGGTCCGCGCGCTGGAGGAACGCCTGGGGCGCAAGGTGGACGCGATCGTCTCGCTCAACTCCGCCGGTCCCAACGCGGTCTTCCCGGTGGCCGCGGCCGCCGCGCTCGGCCTGCCGCTGGTGGACTGCGACGGCATGGGCCGGGTGCTGCCGCTGATGATCCAGACCACCTACGCGCTGGCCGGGCTGCCGATCGGCCCGCTGGCCGGGGTCGGCCTGGCCGGGGACGTGCTGGTGCTGGACAGCAGCATGCACCGGTCAGAACTGTTGCTGCGCGCGGCGATGAAGGCCGCGGGCGGCTGGCTGATGTGCGCCAGCTACCCGGCCACGGTGGCCGCGCTGCGCCCGGCCGCGCTGCGCGGGGCGACCAGCCGCACGCTGACCGTCGGCCGGATGCTCACCTCCGCGCAGGACCGCGAGTCGCTGCTGGCCGGGCTGACCCGGATCATGGGTTCCCGGGTGCTGGGCAGCGGCCGGGTGATCGAGCTCGGGCACGCCACCCGCACCGTCGGACCGCGGATCTACCCCTCGGTGCCGACCAGCATCGTGGTCGCCGAGTACGGCAGCCCCAGCAGGCTGATCCGGTTGGAGGGCAACAGCGAGCTGCTGCTCGCGGTGATCGACGGCGCGCTGGCCGCGGCCGTGCCCGACGTGCTCTGCCTGCTGGACCGGCACGAGCGGAAGGTGGTCGGCATGGAGTCGGTCACCCTTGGCCACCACGTGGACGTGCTGATGCTGCCGGTGTCGCCGATGTGGCACACCCCGGCCGGGCTGGCCATCGCCGGTCCGCGCGCCTTCGGGTTCCCGGTCCGGCACCCGCGTGAGGAAGGCCCTTCGTGA
- a CDS encoding hydantoinase/oxoprolinase family protein — translation MGRLRVSMDIGGTFTDVVAYDEQTGGYRVGKRPTTPGDLATGVLDALGAVVDPLSGIDFLVHGTTQGLNALLQRRGIRVMLLASAGAADVYHIARGPRFRMYDLQYRKPEPLVPRRDIVGVPGRIDQAGAELTPLDEDAVRAAAARARAEGFGAIAVSFLFSYANPAHELRAAEILRAELGADFALSLSHQCANEWREYERTSSAVVEAYIGPVVRDYLGGLARDLADQGVPAPLHVMQSSGGIISAGSARERPLQTLLSGPVGGTMGGVALAKALGRDNLIYIDMGGTSFDVSLVIDGEPDITPEIKLDGLPMLLSAVDIHTVGAGGGSVAWTEAGGLRVGPHSAGAAPGPAGYGNGGVEPTVTDANLVLGRIEPGAFAAGLTLRPELAEAAIAKLGAEFDLGTPEMAEGVCAVANATMAGAIRTITVSRGIEPREFTLVAFGGAGPMHAVFLARELGIGEVVVPRFPGAFSAWGMLQTEIRRDLVEPHFRLDADLDGAAMSARLTAMAETGLDWLATERVPEAARRSSHAADIRYAAQEYTLTVPLLSAEEPTSPEFLDTISARFAQVHQARYGHANPGAPIEFVALRTTVQGDLGRAAPERLAEATEPLAPQQHRPVFFDGGWHQTPILHRAGLAPGHRLAGPAIVLEDTATTVVPPGFTLSVDSLGSLVVRREDQS, via the coding sequence ATGGGTCGTCTCCGGGTCTCCATGGACATCGGCGGCACGTTCACCGACGTAGTCGCCTACGACGAGCAGACCGGGGGGTACCGGGTCGGCAAGCGCCCGACCACCCCTGGTGACCTGGCCACGGGGGTGCTGGACGCGCTGGGCGCGGTGGTCGATCCGCTGTCCGGGATCGACTTCCTGGTGCACGGCACCACCCAGGGACTCAACGCCCTCCTGCAGCGCCGCGGCATTCGGGTGATGTTGCTGGCGAGTGCCGGCGCGGCCGACGTCTACCACATCGCGCGCGGTCCCCGGTTCCGCATGTACGACCTCCAGTACCGCAAACCCGAGCCCCTGGTCCCCCGGCGGGACATCGTCGGCGTGCCCGGCCGGATCGACCAGGCCGGCGCGGAGCTGACTCCGCTGGACGAGGACGCGGTGCGCGCGGCCGCGGCCAGGGCACGCGCGGAGGGCTTCGGCGCGATCGCGGTGTCCTTCCTGTTCAGCTACGCCAACCCGGCACACGAGCTGCGCGCGGCGGAGATCCTGCGCGCGGAGCTGGGCGCGGACTTCGCCCTCTCGCTATCCCACCAGTGCGCGAACGAGTGGCGGGAGTACGAGCGCACCTCCTCCGCGGTGGTGGAGGCATACATCGGCCCGGTGGTGCGCGACTACCTCGGCGGCCTCGCCCGCGACCTGGCCGATCAGGGCGTGCCCGCGCCGCTGCACGTGATGCAGTCCTCCGGCGGCATCATCTCCGCCGGGTCCGCCCGCGAGCGCCCGTTGCAGACCCTGCTCTCCGGCCCGGTCGGCGGCACCATGGGCGGGGTCGCGCTGGCCAAGGCATTGGGCCGGGACAACCTGATCTACATCGACATGGGCGGCACCTCCTTCGACGTCTCGCTGGTCATCGATGGCGAACCGGATATCACCCCGGAGATCAAGCTGGATGGGCTGCCGATGCTGCTCAGCGCGGTGGACATCCACACCGTCGGCGCGGGCGGCGGCTCGGTGGCCTGGACCGAGGCCGGTGGCCTGCGGGTCGGCCCGCACTCGGCGGGCGCGGCTCCCGGACCGGCCGGTTACGGCAACGGCGGCGTGGAGCCCACTGTCACCGACGCCAACCTGGTGCTCGGCCGGATCGAGCCGGGCGCCTTCGCCGCCGGGCTGACCCTGCGACCGGAACTGGCCGAGGCCGCGATCGCCAAGCTGGGCGCGGAGTTCGACCTGGGCACGCCGGAGATGGCCGAGGGCGTGTGCGCGGTGGCCAACGCGACCATGGCCGGGGCGATCCGCACCATCACCGTCTCCCGCGGCATCGAGCCGCGCGAGTTCACCCTGGTCGCCTTCGGCGGGGCCGGGCCGATGCACGCGGTGTTCCTGGCGCGGGAGCTGGGCATCGGCGAGGTGGTGGTGCCGCGCTTCCCCGGCGCGTTCTCCGCCTGGGGCATGCTGCAGACCGAGATCCGCCGCGACCTGGTGGAACCGCACTTCCGGCTGGACGCCGACCTGGACGGCGCGGCCATGTCCGCCCGGCTGACCGCGATGGCGGAGACCGGACTGGACTGGCTGGCCACCGAACGGGTGCCCGAGGCCGCCCGGCGCAGCTCGCACGCGGCCGACATCCGTTACGCGGCACAGGAGTACACCCTCACCGTGCCACTGCTCAGCGCGGAGGAGCCGACGTCGCCGGAGTTCCTGGACACCATCTCGGCCCGGTTCGCCCAGGTGCACCAGGCCCGCTACGGCCACGCCAACCCCGGCGCGCCGATCGAGTTCGTCGCGCTGCGCACCACCGTGCAAGGCGATCTCGGCCGCGCGGCGCCGGAACGGCTGGCCGAAGCCACCGAACCTCTTGCGCCGCAACAACATCGACCGGTCTTCTTCGACGGCGGCTGGCACCAGACGCCGATCCTGCACCGTGCCGGACTGGCCCCTGGGCACCGGCTGGCCGGACCGGCGATCGTGCTGGAGGACACCGCGACCACCGTGGTGCCACCGGGATTCACCCTGTCCGTGGACTCGCTCGGCTCGCTCGTGGTGCGCAGGGAGGACCAGTCATGA